The following are encoded together in the Streptomyces rapamycinicus NRRL 5491 genome:
- a CDS encoding peptidase C39 family protein — protein MTRSGSTPRRSVLAAALGVAGAAAVTTTAAAAAGTARPAPGTAHPAHAAKQASGDAAAPAGPKAERIAEYHGWTSHADWLAGAAKGVRAESGARPGIVISRPLGSVDYTDPHTGTKAAWEYATWTSPVRTLSVPATEAIVSWNARTPAGTWVQIELKGTYTDGSATPWYVMGRWASDDGASSIRRTSVDDQSDDKSSVWTDTFSIDDPASGLRLAKYQVRLTLHRKPGTTLTPTVWRVGAMGSDVPDRFEVPASTPSLAKGRELVVPRYSQEIHKGQYPEYDNGGEAWCSPTSSQMIIEYWGRKPSAKDLAWVNPDYADPQVCHAARSTFDYQYEGCGNWPFNAAYAATYRDLQGVVTRLGSLTDAEKLIEAGIPLITSQSFLKTELDGAGYGTSGHLMTVIGFTAEGDVIANDPASATNEAVRHIYKRRQWENIWLRTKRYNADGKVVSGTGGVCYLYFPAKPTAAQRRVLKELGIR, from the coding sequence ATGACCAGATCTGGATCCACGCCCCGCCGCTCCGTGCTCGCCGCCGCCCTCGGCGTCGCGGGCGCCGCCGCCGTCACCACGACAGCCGCCGCGGCCGCCGGAACGGCCCGCCCGGCCCCCGGGACGGCCCACCCGGCCCACGCCGCGAAACAAGCCTCTGGGGACGCCGCCGCCCCGGCGGGCCCGAAGGCCGAGCGGATCGCCGAGTACCACGGCTGGACCAGCCACGCCGACTGGCTGGCCGGTGCAGCCAAGGGCGTCCGCGCCGAGTCCGGCGCCCGCCCCGGCATCGTCATCTCCCGCCCACTGGGCAGCGTGGACTACACCGATCCGCACACCGGCACCAAGGCCGCCTGGGAGTACGCCACCTGGACCTCCCCGGTGCGCACCCTCTCCGTGCCCGCGACCGAGGCCATCGTCTCCTGGAACGCCCGCACCCCGGCGGGCACCTGGGTCCAGATCGAGCTCAAGGGCACCTACACCGACGGCTCCGCGACCCCCTGGTACGTGATGGGCCGCTGGGCCTCCGACGACGGCGCCTCCTCCATCCGGCGCACCTCGGTGGACGACCAGAGCGACGACAAGAGCTCGGTGTGGACCGACACCTTCTCCATCGACGACCCGGCGAGCGGGCTGCGGCTCGCGAAGTACCAGGTGCGGCTCACCCTCCACCGCAAGCCCGGCACCACGCTCACGCCCACGGTGTGGCGGGTCGGCGCGATGGGCTCGGACGTCCCCGACCGGTTCGAGGTGCCCGCCTCCACGCCGAGCCTGGCCAAGGGGCGCGAACTCGTCGTACCGCGCTATTCACAGGAGATCCACAAGGGCCAGTACCCGGAGTACGACAACGGCGGCGAGGCATGGTGCAGCCCCACCTCCTCGCAGATGATCATCGAGTACTGGGGCCGCAAGCCCTCCGCGAAGGACCTCGCCTGGGTCAACCCGGACTACGCCGATCCGCAGGTCTGCCACGCCGCCCGGTCCACCTTCGACTACCAGTACGAGGGCTGCGGCAACTGGCCGTTCAACGCCGCCTACGCCGCCACCTACCGCGATCTCCAGGGCGTGGTCACCCGGCTCGGCTCGCTCACCGACGCCGAGAAGCTGATCGAGGCCGGCATTCCGCTGATCACCTCGCAGTCCTTCCTCAAGACCGAACTGGACGGCGCGGGGTACGGCACCTCGGGCCATCTGATGACCGTCATCGGCTTCACGGCGGAAGGCGACGTCATCGCCAACGACCCGGCCTCGGCAACCAACGAGGCGGTCCGCCACATCTACAAGCGGCGGCAGTGGGAGAACATCTGGCTGCGGACGAAGCGGTACAACGCCGACGGCAAGGTGGTCTCGGGCACCGGCGGCGTCTGCTACCTCTACTTCCCGGCCAAGCCCACCGCCGCCCAGCGGCGGGTGCTGAAGGAACTGGGCATCCGCTGA
- a CDS encoding uridine kinase family protein: MRTYRPVGSLDALARRLCALPPSCGPVRLVAVDGHAGSGKTTFAGRLAEALGGAPVLHTDDFATHEELFGWAGRLHTHVLAPLARGTAVRYAPYDWVERRFATARRRLDPAPVVLLEGVGSGRRAMRPRLAQLLWMDLPERDSWRRGQLRDGPGMSAFWDGWLPAERAHFAADPSRPYAGALVQQGKEGYEVLPGPAATDGNTPWPHTA; the protein is encoded by the coding sequence ATGCGAACTTACCGACCGGTTGGCAGCCTGGACGCGCTGGCGCGGCGCCTGTGTGCGCTGCCGCCGTCCTGCGGGCCGGTCCGGCTGGTCGCGGTGGACGGCCACGCGGGCTCCGGGAAGACCACCTTCGCCGGGCGGCTGGCCGAGGCGCTCGGCGGCGCCCCCGTGCTGCACACGGATGACTTCGCCACCCATGAGGAGCTCTTCGGCTGGGCCGGGCGGCTGCACACCCACGTCCTCGCCCCGCTGGCCCGGGGCACGGCCGTGCGGTACGCCCCGTACGACTGGGTGGAGCGCCGCTTCGCCACCGCCCGGCGGCGGCTGGACCCCGCGCCGGTGGTGCTGCTGGAGGGGGTGGGCAGCGGCCGCCGCGCGATGCGCCCGCGGCTGGCGCAGCTGTTGTGGATGGATCTGCCCGAGCGGGACTCCTGGCGGCGCGGTCAGCTGCGGGACGGCCCGGGGATGTCCGCATTCTGGGACGGGTGGCTGCCCGCCGAGCGTGCGCATTTCGCCGCCGATCCGTCCCGTCCGTACGCAGGAGCCTTGGTACAGCAGGGGAAGGAGGGGTATGAGGTGCTACCGGGACCCGCGGCTACCGACGGAAACACCCCCTGGCCTCACACAGCGTGA
- a CDS encoding AAA family ATPase — MNFGTQGSHAPADLAWLRAVDAYTMGAYAQAEEEFRAATRLDPGMADAWLGLHALRADTAAALLRMYRHRDRFGEQRARHRRTLNSWYWLGWWVQPVLETSRDLLLAHASHWLDGRHVPELDRALAGCPPVEADPQARFLHACRAYLVKDWEQLVRHTEPLLDDPFLGIEAGLFAGMARVRLEMYSQAEPLLAAALMRCRSEQPQRKELRYWLARAHEGTGRSAAALPLYRAVHRIDSTFMDTSARLAAIAESDGLDEPADLAAVTLAGAGGQDSTDGRDATAADPADTLSDGRDPRAAAEGPEGPPLMGPAVMGAGGTRDRAGLPAQPGPSDPVLLESALQELERMVGLEPVKRQVRALSAQLHMARLRAGQGLPVQPPKRHFVFSGPSGTGKTTVARILGRVFYALGLLGGDHLVEAGRADLVGEYLGQTAVKANELIDSALGGVLFVDEAYSLSNSGYSKGDAYGDEALQVLLKRAEDNRDRLVVILAGYPEGMDRLLAANPGLGSRFTTRVDFPSYRPLELTRIGEVLAAENGDVWDEESVEELRSISGHVVDQGWIDELGNGRFLRTLYEKSCAYRDLRLSGWSGTPTRDDLATLRLPDLMQAYGEVLSGRGPMYRDPQDPPLG, encoded by the coding sequence ATGAATTTCGGCACGCAGGGTTCGCACGCCCCGGCCGACCTCGCCTGGCTGCGAGCCGTCGATGCCTACACGATGGGCGCGTACGCACAGGCCGAGGAGGAGTTCCGGGCCGCCACCCGGCTCGATCCGGGAATGGCCGACGCCTGGCTCGGACTGCACGCGCTGCGGGCCGACACGGCGGCGGCGCTGCTGCGGATGTACCGGCACCGCGACCGCTTCGGCGAGCAGCGCGCCCGGCACCGCCGCACCCTCAACTCCTGGTACTGGCTGGGCTGGTGGGTCCAGCCCGTGCTGGAGACCAGCCGGGACCTGCTGCTCGCCCACGCCTCCCACTGGCTCGACGGCCGCCATGTGCCCGAGCTGGACCGGGCGCTGGCCGGCTGCCCTCCGGTGGAGGCCGATCCGCAGGCCCGCTTCCTGCACGCCTGCCGCGCCTATCTGGTCAAGGACTGGGAGCAGCTGGTCCGCCACACCGAGCCGCTGCTGGACGATCCGTTCCTGGGCATCGAGGCCGGTCTGTTCGCCGGGATGGCGCGGGTCCGGCTGGAGATGTACAGCCAGGCCGAACCGCTGCTCGCCGCCGCCTTAATGCGCTGTCGCAGCGAACAGCCCCAGCGCAAGGAGCTGCGCTACTGGCTCGCCCGCGCCCATGAGGGCACCGGGCGCAGCGCCGCCGCGCTCCCCCTCTACCGCGCGGTGCACCGCATCGACTCCACCTTCATGGACACCTCGGCACGGCTGGCGGCGATAGCCGAGTCCGACGGTCTTGACGAGCCCGCGGACCTCGCCGCCGTAACGCTGGCCGGGGCCGGTGGCCAGGACTCCACGGACGGCCGGGACGCCACCGCCGCCGACCCCGCCGACACGCTGTCCGACGGCCGCGATCCGCGCGCCGCGGCCGAGGGCCCCGAGGGCCCGCCGCTGATGGGCCCCGCCGTGATGGGCGCGGGCGGCACCCGCGACCGGGCCGGGCTGCCGGCCCAGCCCGGCCCCTCCGATCCGGTGCTGCTGGAGAGCGCGCTGCAGGAGCTGGAGCGCATGGTCGGCCTGGAGCCGGTCAAGCGGCAGGTCCGGGCGCTGTCGGCGCAGCTCCATATGGCGCGGCTGCGCGCCGGGCAGGGCCTGCCGGTCCAGCCGCCCAAGCGGCACTTCGTCTTCTCCGGGCCCTCCGGCACCGGCAAGACCACCGTGGCCCGCATCCTCGGCCGGGTCTTCTACGCCCTCGGGCTGCTCGGCGGCGACCATCTGGTGGAGGCCGGGCGGGCCGACCTGGTCGGCGAGTATCTGGGCCAGACGGCGGTGAAGGCCAATGAGCTGATCGACTCGGCGCTCGGCGGGGTGCTCTTCGTCGACGAGGCGTACAGCCTGTCCAACTCGGGCTACAGCAAGGGCGACGCGTACGGCGACGAGGCGCTTCAGGTGCTGCTCAAGCGGGCCGAGGACAACCGCGACCGGCTGGTGGTGATCCTCGCCGGCTACCCCGAGGGCATGGACCGGCTGCTGGCCGCCAACCCCGGCCTCGGCTCGCGCTTCACCACCCGCGTCGACTTCCCCAGCTACCGGCCGCTGGAGCTCACCCGGATCGGTGAGGTGCTGGCGGCGGAGAACGGGGACGTGTGGGACGAGGAGTCCGTGGAGGAGCTGCGCAGCATCAGCGGCCATGTGGTGGACCAGGGCTGGATCGACGAGCTGGGGAACGGGCGGTTCCTGCGCACGCTGTACGAGAAGAGCTGCGCGTACCGGGATTTGCGGCTGTCCGGGTGGAGTGGCACTCCGACCCGGGATGACCTCGCCACGTTGCGGCTGCCGGATCTGATGCAGGCGTACGGGGAGGTTCTGTCGGGCCGCGGTCCCATGTACCGCGACCCGCAGGACCCGCCCCTGGGATAG
- a CDS encoding hemolysin family protein, producing MSLVQLLFAVLLVLANGFFVGAEFALVSVRRSQIEPRAAEGSARARTVLTGLENLPQMMAAAQFGITICSLTLGAVAEPTVAELLEPVFHAVHLPEQLIHPLGYAIALALVVFLHLVIGEMVPKNLAMAAPDKTALWLGPGLVTFARLCRPVTALLGACARLVLRLFRVEPKDEVEAVFTSEQLTHLVEDSRQAGLLDPGEQERLADALELGSRPVTDVLLDPAGLVTVDPSVTPRQIEELTVRTGYSRFPVCGPGGAFMGYLHVKDVLELEFPERAVPQRVWHPIETLRAELPLDDALTAMRRAASHLAAVADASGTVLGLVALEDVLEKLVGEVHDPAHRGGTRDRVAEPRGEAAPAVPSGEERAMVG from the coding sequence ATGAGTCTGGTACAGCTTCTCTTCGCCGTTCTGCTGGTCCTGGCCAACGGCTTCTTCGTCGGCGCCGAGTTCGCCCTGGTCTCGGTGCGCCGCAGCCAGATCGAGCCCCGCGCGGCCGAGGGCTCCGCCCGCGCCCGTACGGTGCTCACGGGCCTGGAGAACCTGCCGCAGATGATGGCGGCCGCCCAGTTCGGCATCACCATCTGCTCGCTGACCCTCGGCGCGGTCGCCGAGCCGACCGTCGCCGAACTGCTGGAACCGGTCTTCCACGCCGTCCACCTCCCCGAGCAGCTGATCCATCCGCTCGGCTACGCCATCGCGCTCGCCCTGGTGGTCTTCCTCCATCTGGTCATCGGCGAGATGGTGCCGAAGAACCTGGCCATGGCGGCGCCGGACAAGACCGCGCTGTGGCTCGGCCCGGGCCTGGTCACCTTCGCGCGGCTGTGCCGGCCGGTCACCGCACTGCTGGGGGCGTGCGCCCGGCTGGTGCTGCGGCTGTTCCGGGTGGAGCCCAAGGACGAGGTCGAGGCCGTCTTCACCAGCGAGCAGCTGACCCATTTGGTCGAGGACTCCCGGCAGGCCGGGCTGCTCGACCCCGGGGAGCAGGAGCGGCTCGCGGACGCCCTGGAGCTGGGCAGCCGCCCGGTCACCGACGTCCTCCTGGACCCGGCGGGCCTGGTCACCGTGGACCCCTCGGTCACTCCTCGGCAGATCGAGGAGCTGACCGTGCGCACCGGCTACTCGCGCTTCCCGGTGTGCGGCCCCGGTGGCGCCTTCATGGGCTATCTGCATGTGAAGGACGTCCTGGAGCTGGAGTTCCCGGAGCGGGCCGTGCCGCAGCGGGTCTGGCATCCGATCGAGACGCTCCGGGCGGAGCTTCCGCTGGACGACGCCCTCACCGCGATGCGCCGGGCCGCCTCCCATCTGGCGGCCGTCGCCGACGCGTCGGGCACGGTGCTGGGGCTGGTGGCCCTGGAGGACGTCCTGGAGAAGCTGGTCGGCGAGGTCCACGACCCCGCGCACCGGGGCGGGACCCGGGACCGGGTGGCCGAGCCGCGGGGCGAGGCGGCGCCCGCCGTGCCCTCCGGGGAGGAGCGGGCGATGGTGGGCTGA
- a CDS encoding hemolysin family protein gives MTLSLLLLSAALVLILANGFFVAAEFGLVTVERPDAERAADEGDKRARTVVEALRELSFQLSGTQLGITITSLIVGMLAEPALGHLLTTPLEVVGLPHGAVSGVAIVLGMLLASAVQMVIGELVPKNWAVSRPLQVARFVAGPQYAFARFFRPVIALLNTVANRLVRALGVEPTEELASARTPGELVSLARHSARAGALEQDTADLFVRTLSLGELTAQHVMTPRVRVSALHSTATAVDVLNLTRATGLSRFPVYRDRLDEVIGMVHLKDALAVPSDDRLRTPVSRIAQSPVLVPETLPVQPLLERLRSEQPIAVVVDEYGGTAGVVTLEDIVEELVGEVRDEHDDEAAETPDLVQTLTEDGRTVWDADGGCRVDTLRRIGLGAPDGPYETVAGLVADLLGRIPAPGDIAELPGWKLAVRQVGHHRAELVRIVRTSTSTSTPPAQMSAPAAAGKADGR, from the coding sequence ATCACCCTTTCCCTCCTGCTGCTGTCCGCGGCACTCGTCCTGATCCTCGCCAACGGCTTCTTCGTGGCCGCCGAATTCGGCCTGGTCACCGTCGAGCGACCGGACGCCGAGCGAGCCGCCGACGAGGGCGACAAGCGCGCCCGTACCGTCGTCGAGGCGCTGCGCGAGCTGTCCTTCCAGCTCTCCGGCACCCAGCTCGGCATCACCATCACCTCGCTGATCGTCGGCATGCTGGCCGAGCCCGCGCTCGGCCATCTGCTGACCACGCCGCTGGAGGTGGTCGGGCTGCCCCACGGCGCCGTGTCCGGTGTCGCCATCGTGCTCGGCATGCTGCTGGCGTCCGCCGTCCAGATGGTCATCGGCGAACTGGTGCCCAAGAACTGGGCGGTCTCCCGGCCGCTGCAGGTCGCCCGCTTCGTCGCGGGCCCGCAGTACGCCTTCGCCCGCTTCTTCCGGCCCGTGATCGCCCTGCTCAACACCGTGGCCAACCGGCTGGTACGGGCGCTGGGCGTGGAGCCCACCGAGGAGCTGGCCTCCGCCCGCACCCCCGGTGAGCTGGTCTCGCTCGCCCGCCACTCGGCGCGGGCCGGCGCGCTCGAGCAGGACACGGCCGATCTGTTCGTCCGTACCCTCTCGCTCGGCGAGCTGACCGCCCAGCATGTGATGACCCCGCGAGTGCGGGTCAGCGCGCTGCACTCCACGGCGACCGCCGTGGACGTGCTCAATCTCACCCGGGCCACCGGGCTGTCCCGCTTCCCCGTCTACCGCGACCGGCTGGACGAGGTCATCGGGATGGTGCACCTCAAGGACGCCCTCGCGGTGCCGTCCGACGACCGGCTGCGCACACCCGTCAGCCGGATCGCCCAGTCCCCGGTGCTGGTCCCCGAGACGCTGCCGGTCCAGCCGCTGCTGGAGCGGCTGCGCAGCGAGCAGCCGATAGCCGTGGTCGTCGACGAGTACGGCGGCACGGCCGGTGTGGTCACGCTGGAGGACATCGTCGAGGAACTGGTCGGCGAGGTGCGCGACGAGCACGACGACGAGGCCGCGGAGACCCCCGACCTGGTGCAGACCCTCACCGAGGACGGCCGCACCGTATGGGACGCCGACGGCGGCTGCCGCGTCGACACCCTGCGCCGGATCGGCCTGGGCGCGCCCGACGGGCCGTACGAGACCGTGGCCGGGCTGGTGGCCGATCTGCTGGGGCGGATCCCCGCCCCCGGCGACATCGCCGAGCTGCCCGGCTGGAAGCTGGCCGTCCGGCAGGTCGGCCACCACCGGGCGGAACTGGTGCGCATCGTCCGTACGAGTACGAGTACGAGTACGCCACCCGCGCAGATGAGTGCCCCCGCCGCGGCCGGGAAGGCGGACGGACGATGA
- a CDS encoding PH domain-containing protein — MSAAAPTPALPVTFRPTRTRAVLMTVGIAALVVLTAVALLLERLGPGERASFILTGLLFFGVLTLLSRPKVVAEEGGVTVVNLTTKRRLEWAEVLRVNLRPGDPWVYLDLADGTSLPAMGIQPGIAKAHAISDARALRALAERHGTGRAAD; from the coding sequence GTGTCCGCCGCCGCGCCCACCCCCGCCCTGCCCGTCACCTTCCGGCCGACCAGGACCCGGGCCGTCCTGATGACCGTCGGTATCGCCGCCCTGGTCGTCCTCACGGCCGTCGCCCTGCTGCTGGAGCGGCTGGGGCCGGGGGAGCGGGCCAGCTTCATCCTCACCGGACTGCTGTTCTTCGGGGTGCTGACGCTGCTCAGCCGCCCCAAGGTGGTGGCCGAGGAGGGCGGTGTGACGGTGGTCAACCTCACCACCAAGCGCCGGCTGGAGTGGGCGGAGGTGCTCCGGGTCAATCTGCGCCCCGGTGACCCCTGGGTCTATCTGGACCTCGCCGACGGCACCAGCCTGCCCGCGATGGGCATCCAGCCCGGCATCGCCAAGGCGCACGCCATCAGCGACGCGCGGGCCCTGCGCGCCCTCGCCGAGCGGCACGGGACGGGCCGTGCCGCGGACTGA
- the hisG gene encoding ATP phosphoribosyltransferase: MLRIAVPNKGSLSEPASAMLHEAGYRQRKDRKELVLVDAENEVEFFFLRPRDIAVYVGSGRLDIGITGRDLLLDSGSQAEEIMQLGFAGSTFRYATRPGTANDVSEFGGMTVATSFAGLVTKHLADNGVDAAVVHLDGAVETAIQLGVAEVIADVVETGTTLRNAGLEIIGEPILESEAVVIRRTGDPSDDPKVQQFLRRMQGVLVARRYVMMDYDIRVEQVERAVALTPGLESPTVSPLHHEGWVAVRSMVPAKDAQRIMDELYDLGARAILTTGIHACRL; this comes from the coding sequence ATGCTGCGCATCGCCGTCCCCAACAAGGGTTCACTGTCCGAGCCTGCGTCGGCGATGCTCCATGAGGCGGGCTACCGGCAGCGCAAGGACCGCAAGGAGCTGGTCCTGGTCGACGCGGAGAACGAGGTGGAGTTCTTCTTCCTCCGCCCCCGCGACATCGCCGTCTACGTGGGCTCCGGCCGGCTCGACATCGGCATCACCGGACGCGATCTGCTGCTGGACTCCGGCTCCCAGGCCGAGGAGATCATGCAGCTCGGCTTCGCCGGGTCCACCTTCCGCTACGCCACCCGTCCCGGCACGGCGAATGACGTCAGCGAGTTCGGCGGGATGACCGTGGCCACCTCCTTCGCCGGACTGGTCACCAAGCACCTCGCCGACAACGGTGTGGACGCCGCCGTGGTCCACCTCGACGGCGCCGTCGAGACCGCCATCCAGCTCGGTGTCGCCGAGGTCATCGCGGATGTGGTCGAGACCGGCACCACCCTGCGCAACGCCGGGCTGGAGATCATCGGCGAGCCCATCCTGGAGTCCGAGGCGGTCGTCATCCGCCGCACCGGCGACCCCAGCGACGACCCCAAGGTCCAGCAGTTCCTCCGCCGGATGCAGGGCGTCCTGGTGGCCCGGCGCTACGTGATGATGGACTACGACATCCGGGTGGAGCAGGTGGAGCGCGCCGTGGCGCTCACCCCGGGCCTGGAGTCGCCCACCGTCTCCCCGCTGCACCACGAGGGCTGGGTCGCGGTCCGCTCGATGGTCCCCGCCAAGGACGCTCAGCGGATCATGGACGAGCTCTACGACCTGGGGGCACGGGCCATCCTCACCACCGGCATCCACGCCTGCCGCCTCTGA
- a CDS encoding phosphoribosyl-ATP diphosphatase: MPKKTFEELFAELQQKAATADPATSRTAELVHSGVHAIGKKVVEEAAEVWMAAEYESDEATAEEISQLLYHLQVMMVAKGLTLDDVYAHL; this comes from the coding sequence ATGCCCAAGAAGACGTTCGAGGAGCTCTTCGCCGAGCTCCAGCAGAAGGCCGCCACGGCCGACCCCGCCACTTCCCGCACCGCCGAGCTGGTCCACTCCGGTGTGCACGCCATCGGCAAGAAGGTCGTGGAGGAGGCCGCCGAGGTGTGGATGGCCGCCGAGTACGAGAGCGACGAGGCGACCGCCGAGGAGATCTCCCAGCTCCTGTACCACCTTCAGGTGATGATGGTCGCCAAGGGGCTGACCCTCGACGACGTCTACGCCCACCTCTGA
- the ribH gene encoding 6,7-dimethyl-8-ribityllumazine synthase — MSGKGAPELSVKNCGDLRVAVIAAQWHEKVMDGLLDGALRALGELGIDEPTVLRVPGSFELPVVAKVLAGRGYDAIVALGVVIRGGTPHFDYVCQGVTQGLTQVSVDTGVPIGFGVLTCDTDEQALDRAGLAGSSEDKGHEAVTAAVATATTLRSVAEPWR, encoded by the coding sequence GTGAGCGGTAAGGGCGCCCCCGAACTGTCCGTGAAGAACTGCGGGGACCTGCGCGTCGCCGTCATCGCCGCACAGTGGCACGAGAAGGTGATGGACGGGCTGCTCGACGGCGCCCTGCGCGCGCTGGGCGAGCTCGGCATCGACGAGCCCACCGTGCTGCGGGTGCCGGGCAGCTTCGAACTGCCGGTCGTCGCCAAGGTGCTCGCGGGCCGCGGCTATGACGCGATCGTCGCCCTGGGCGTCGTCATCCGCGGCGGCACCCCGCATTTCGACTATGTGTGCCAGGGCGTCACCCAGGGGCTGACCCAGGTCAGCGTGGACACCGGCGTGCCCATCGGCTTCGGCGTGCTGACCTGCGACACCGACGAGCAGGCCCTGGACCGGGCCGGGCTCGCGGGCTCCAGCGAGGACAAGGGCCACGAGGCGGTCACCGCGGCCGTCGCCACCGCCACCACCCTGCGCTCGGTCGCCGAACCCTGGCGCTGA
- a CDS encoding bifunctional 3,4-dihydroxy-2-butanone-4-phosphate synthase/GTP cyclohydrolase II gives MSEAYAVTDPHPSSGPAASLRTAQWPGELALDPIERAIADIAAGRPVVVVDDEDRENEGDLVAAAETISPEIVAFMMNECRGLICAPMETADLDRLRLPQMVEENTESMRTAFTVSVDATAEHGVSTGISAADRATTLRLLADPDTTPGDLVRPGHIFPLRARPGGVLERDGHTEAGVDLARLAGLRPAAVICEIAGEDGAMLRLPDLVAFAHKHDLAIVSIADLIAYRKPAEPLVRREAETRLPTAFGDFRAYGYRAADGVEHIALVQGDIRDGEDVLVRVHSECLTGDVFHSLRCDCGPQLHAALERVTAEGRGIVLYLRGHEGRGIGLLSKLRAYELQELGRDTLDANLELGLPADARDYAAGAEILADLGVHSLRLMTNNPEKTTALVRHGLRVTGREPMPVQAGEHNLRYLRTKRDRMGHDLPWLDGDRAEPMSACGNQ, from the coding sequence ATGAGTGAGGCATACGCGGTGACCGACCCGCATCCGAGCAGCGGCCCGGCCGCCTCCCTGCGAACCGCGCAGTGGCCCGGCGAACTGGCACTTGACCCCATCGAGCGCGCCATCGCCGACATCGCCGCGGGCCGCCCCGTGGTCGTCGTGGACGACGAGGACCGGGAGAACGAGGGCGACCTCGTCGCCGCCGCCGAGACGATCAGCCCCGAGATCGTCGCCTTCATGATGAACGAGTGCCGTGGGCTCATCTGCGCGCCCATGGAGACCGCCGACCTCGACCGGCTGCGGCTTCCGCAGATGGTCGAGGAGAACACCGAGTCCATGCGGACCGCCTTCACCGTCTCGGTCGACGCCACCGCCGAACACGGCGTCAGCACCGGTATCTCCGCCGCCGACCGGGCCACCACCCTGCGGCTGCTGGCCGACCCGGACACCACCCCCGGCGACCTCGTCCGCCCCGGCCACATCTTCCCGCTGCGCGCCCGCCCCGGCGGGGTGCTCGAGCGCGACGGCCACACCGAGGCCGGGGTCGACCTCGCCCGGCTGGCCGGACTGCGCCCGGCGGCCGTGATCTGCGAGATCGCGGGGGAGGACGGCGCCATGCTGCGCCTGCCCGACCTGGTGGCCTTCGCCCACAAGCACGACCTGGCGATCGTCTCCATCGCCGATCTGATCGCGTACCGCAAGCCCGCCGAGCCGCTTGTGCGGCGCGAGGCCGAGACCCGGCTGCCCACCGCCTTCGGCGACTTCCGGGCGTACGGCTACCGCGCGGCCGACGGCGTCGAGCACATCGCGCTGGTCCAGGGCGACATCCGGGACGGCGAGGACGTGCTGGTCCGCGTCCACTCCGAATGCCTCACCGGCGATGTCTTCCACTCGCTGCGCTGCGACTGCGGCCCCCAGCTGCACGCCGCGCTGGAGCGGGTCACCGCCGAGGGCCGGGGCATCGTCCTGTATCTGCGCGGCCATGAGGGGCGCGGGATCGGACTGCTGTCCAAGCTGCGCGCGTACGAGCTCCAGGAGCTGGGCCGGGACACCCTGGACGCCAATCTGGAACTCGGCCTGCCCGCCGACGCGCGGGACTACGCCGCGGGCGCGGAGATCCTCGCCGACCTCGGCGTGCACTCGCTGCGGCTGATGACCAACAACCCCGAGAAGACCACGGCGCTGGTCCGGCACGGGCTGCGGGTCACCGGCCGGGAGCCGATGCCCGTCCAGGCCGGGGAGCACAACCTCCGCTACCTCCGCACCAAGCGGGACCGGATGGGGCATGACCTGCCCTGGCTGGACGGCGACCGCGCCGAGCCCATGTCGGCCTGCGGCAACCAGTAG
- a CDS encoding riboflavin synthase: MFTGIVEELGEIVAIEHLGDASRFQVRGPVVTEGAKHGDSIAVNGVCLTVVDIIEDAEGTRFSADVMAETLNRSSLGALDIGSRANLERPMALGGRLGGHIVQGHVDGTGAILDRKLSEHWEIVKISLPAELSRYVVEKGSITVDGISLTVVDAGPDYFTVSLIPTTLALTTLGVKQAGDPVNLEVDVLAKYVERLLGRDNGTQDKEATS, translated from the coding sequence GTGTTCACCGGAATTGTCGAAGAACTGGGTGAGATCGTCGCCATCGAGCACCTGGGCGACGCGTCCCGCTTCCAGGTACGCGGCCCCGTCGTCACCGAAGGGGCGAAGCACGGCGACTCCATCGCCGTCAACGGCGTCTGTCTCACCGTCGTCGACATCATCGAGGACGCGGAGGGCACCCGGTTCAGCGCCGACGTGATGGCCGAGACGCTGAACCGCTCCAGTCTCGGCGCGCTCGACATCGGCTCCCGGGCCAACCTGGAGCGCCCGATGGCGCTGGGCGGGCGGCTCGGCGGCCACATCGTGCAGGGCCATGTGGACGGCACCGGCGCAATCCTGGACCGCAAGCTCTCCGAGCACTGGGAGATCGTGAAGATCTCGCTGCCCGCCGAACTCAGCCGCTACGTCGTCGAGAAGGGCTCCATCACGGTGGACGGCATCAGCCTCACCGTCGTGGACGCGGGCCCCGACTACTTCACCGTCAGCCTCATCCCGACGACCCTCGCGCTCACCACGCTCGGGGTCAAGCAGGCCGGTGACCCGGTCAACCTCGAGGTGGACGTACTCGCCAAATACGTCGAGCGGCTGCTCGGACGGGACAACGGCACGCAGGACAAGGAGGCCACATCATGA